The genomic window GTCTGAAGGCACATTGGGCCACCAGCTGCTACTGCATCATGAGCATCCATCACTCCTGTCGCAGGGGATTTGGAGCCTTCATTGTGCTACCATGAGAGATTTCtgaatgttctttcctttcttctctcatcATATCTCCAACTGtgcctccttcacactccaagaTCATGTCTGTATTAGACACAGTCCTGGGGATCATCTTCTTTTCTCAGATTGGATTTGGGGCCCTCCCTTCGAGACATCCTTTTTCTAGGATGCATGATTGGTGCCAGCAGCTACATAGTATTCCTACTGTGGAGACATCACCAGAGAGTCTGGCAGCTTCACAGCACCAGCCTCTCCCCAAGGACATCTCCTGAGGTCAAGGCCACCCAAACCATCCTGCTGCTGGTGGCCATCTTTGTCTTGGCTTACTGTATCAATTGTGGCTTTGCTCGGTAAAACGTGTATGCCATTCATTCTAGTGCCTGGGGGGTGATTGTGTCTACACTGGCTGTACTCTGTTTCCCAACCATCAGCCCCTTTTCCCTGATTTATAGGAACACTCAGATCTTCCAGTCCTGCTGTGCTCCCTTGTAGAGGCCAAAACTCCATTCTTAGAATAGTTCTCAGGGTTTGAAAATAGAATTTACCTCTAGAGAAATTTCTTTACTAAATATATTTGGGGAAGTCCCCAACTGACACACCCTTATCCTAATAGAGTTGTCTGGTCTGGGCCTTTTCTTAAAATGGAGGTGGTTGAGAACTCATCAGTGAGAtaaactggggatacaaagacagcaGAAGAAGCAAGTTGAGGCATGGGAACAAAGTAGAAAagatcctctcctttctcttcttctctttctcttcctctctgtctctcctctttctctctttctcttctctgtctctctctcctctttcttcctctccctctctgttttttctctctctctgtctctctcttcctctctctctctctctctctctctctctctctctctctctctctctctctctctcttcctctctttgtctctctctgtgtctctcctctctctctcactccccctTCACTCTgtattcctctgtctctgtctcttccttctccccccccacttcctctctttgtctgtctctcctctctccttgtctcttcctctttctttctccctctctgtctctgtctttctgtttttcttttcagaacTTTGCACTGTCTCCTCTTCATCCTATAGCTATGATGAAATTATTGATATGatatacagaaagagaaaaaatcgTGTTTTTGATTCTCCACAAAATCCTCCCAATCCTTGACTCCTCCACTCTGACTGCTTTCTGTAGGTCAATCAGGAAGCTTTTATTATggtcctattatgtgccaggcactacgcTAGTGCCTGCAGAGGATATAAAGGAAGGccaaaggcagtccctgccccaATGGACCGCACGGTCTAATTAAGAAGTCCTCTAAAACACGCAAACAAGATAtgggcaaaaatatttttaagataatCAACAGGGAGAAGTATTAAGGATGCCTGGGAAGAGCTTCTTGTGGCCAATGGAACTTTAGTTGAGATTAGATGGAAGCTAGAGGCAGAGGGGAAGAGGGGCATACTCCTGGGCACCAAGGATGGACTGTGAAAATGGCCAGACTCAAGGGATAGAGTATCTTTGTCCAGGAATAGAAAGGAGCCCTGAGTGGCTGCACCGAAGGGAATGAAAGGGCGAGTAAGGTGCCaggagactggaaaagtaggagcgGAGCAGGTTCTGAAGGGGTTTTGAATACTGAATCCTGGATTTTGTATTTGGCCATGGAGATCAGAGGGAGTTGAGTTGTGAGTGAGGAATCCCCCAGCCCCTTTACAATGATCAATTTTAGTGCTAGCACTAGGCTTCAGATAATCACAGTTTTAATTTGAGGACAGTTAAATAATATTAGCATCAGTGAATGACATTATAATACCCCTTATGATTTTAGTTTAGACTCTTTTAGGATCAATTTTAAGGTCTGATTCCATTAAACAACACTTTTAATATAGTTCATCACTGATAGTCAGCATTTGGTGAATATGGCCTTGAACTGGTAACCTTGCTGTGTCATGTTCCCTTGGCACTTTCAGCGTAAATCACATGAGTGTCTTTTTTCTTACAGAGTGGGGCTTTGCAGAGAAATCTGGGCAGAGAAAGAAGGATTGTGTTCCCATGAACATGGACGTGTACGGGACTGTGTGACTGGGAAGAAGGGGCTGGGATGTACCACTCTAGAGGATTCTGGAGGCACATGTGGCCGCCAGCTGCCACTGCATCGTGTACATCCATCACTACTCTCATAGGGAGATCATGAGCCTCATCATGAGACATTGTTTGATTgcttttcatctcttctctcaTGCTATGTCCAGTGGGGCCTCCATAACACCCTCCAAGCCCATGTCTGTATTGGACACCGTCCTGGGGGTTATCTTCCTTTCTCAGACTGGAGTTGGGGTCCTGGGCaactccttcctttgcttttacaTCTTCACTTTGTTCAGCAGCTGCAGGGCAAGGCCAATGCATGTCATTCTGGCCCAACTGACAATGACTAATATCATAGGGCTCATCTCCAGGGGATTCCCAGAAGGTGTTTTCTATTTGCAGAAAGGTTACTTACTGGGAAACCTAGGCTGTAAAATGGTCTTTTACGTCCAAAGGGTCAGCCGGGGCCTCTCCATTGGGACCACCTTCCTCCTGAGTGCTTTTCAGGCTGTCACCGTTAGTCCCAGCAACTCTAGGTTGGCCAAAGTCAAAGTCCAGAAGCTCATCAGGCCCTCGTGTGTCTCCTTGTGGATATTCAACATGATCCTAGAAATAAATGTGCCATTATATGTAACTGGACCGAGGAGCCACAACAGCAGTTACACAGGTGGATTCGATCTCCTTTACTGCTACTGGGGAACGGTGTCACAAGGAATTACTATCCTGCCCTCCCTTCGAGATATCCTTTTTGTCGGAGGCTTGGTCTGCTCCAGCGGCTACATAGTCTTTCTGCTGGACAGGCATCATCAGAGAGTCCAGTACATTCACAGCGAGAGCCTCTCCTCAGGGACATCTCCAGAGCTCAAGGCCACTGAAACGGTGCTGATGCTGGTGAGCATCTTTGTTTGTGCTTACTGCATCAGCTGTGGCATCACGCTCTACAAAGTGTACGTGACTCACCTTGGTGTCCAGGTGATGAATGTGGGTACCTTTGCTACATTGTGTTTTCCAACCATCAGCCCCTTTTTGCTGATTCACAGGGGCGCAGTTTAATATGAGGCTGTGCTGCCTGGCAGAGGCCAAGACTCCATTCTGGAAGTAGCCATCAGGCTTTACAGATTGATTTTTCTCTGgctaaaactccttagtgaaagCCCCCGCCTGACACTCCCTTATCCTAATGAGGAAGTCAAAGTGGACTCGGATCTCTGGTTGTTGGAGCTGCAACTGTTCTCAAccagaagaaaacagaataaaTGGGCTTGGAGGACTTGGCAGCCATTTGGGCATATGCTCCCCTCAGCTTAGAGTTTGACATGTTAAGCCTTCTGTGTCAGCCCTTGCCAACCTGACTCCAAACTCTCTTTCCAGCATCGTTGGTTGTCACTCCTCCTCCAGTCCTTTAGTGCTGGAGGCCAATGTACCCCGACTGATTGACAAGGTCCAAGGAGGCAAGGTCAGCAAAGCAGAgcccagaatgagggccccccACTGATTCCCcttttgtgacttctttccccaaattttccccactagtggacttgctatgattattattttctctacaatacaggagaaataacatgagagcaaatactaatagaatcaataaatatatagcctactttaagccccccaggttattacccccaaaagactGCAATTACAGAAtgaaagcccaaagattactgcccatgacccctcctttcccAAGCACAAGACATGCTCCAAGGCCCTACAGTAAACACCAGCTGAAAGCTTGAGGactataatgaatcttgtccCACAGTTACCACACTCGagtgaatttgttggaacagaagccaaacAGCATTGCCAGGCACTtgaaagtaacacaagaaaaacagaacctgtaaattgaggaaaaccccaaaattggtctgcctgacgtcctcacacctagataggaagatgttttgttgttcatctcccaagcaattatgctGGAGAGTGAAAGCTGGCCAAAAGCACagtgatcctctcagcaggtcaaggcgtaataacctacaaatggctttattcacattaatcatatctatgacagagtgttgtagaaaccttgtaaatgatcacagaattctttgttggaGTAACagcacaagagtgttgtttaggtgatttgataatatccaatcaaactgtagaatgtcacatatgtagagaATTGGTTATGTGTGTGTACCCAaaactatataataaatgtaccatggtactatggcagagcactgcgTGCGATGCCTGCATACATGGGCTGAATGCACGGTGTCTCTCACCTCATTTATCAGACCGTGACGTCATACTTGGGCAGACAAATTCTGGGTCCTCGGAGAGGCCACTGGACAGACCTCTGTACTTTACATTCCACCCAAATCTTAATTCTCTTTGGTTATCACACACTCTGTTAATGCTCTTCCTGCTTTGGTGCTGTCTTTCCCCGTACACAGGGATATTAAAACACTTCCTCCATCTTCTGGCTCTCACAGAGACATAGGTCAGTtttggaaagagagacagacagacagacagacagacacagacatagaaacagagagagagacaaagagtcagacaaagacagagaaggggacagacagacagatccagtgacagagacagaaaaacagagacagtgaCAAAGAGATAGACACAGTCACAGATTgatacagagaaacagagagagggacaagGATCAGAGACAAAGTCCATAGACTCAAACACAATCCTTCTGCCCTCTCCCATTGTTACACCATAAATGTCTGAATCAATACTTCAGAGATGCTACTCAATCTATCATTTGCAATCAGGACTGTTACAAAACTGATTTGATTTCTGTTTAATTGGCAAGGGACTCTTCAATGGGGAGTTCTAAAGTCTGTCTGTGTAAGTCCTTTGACTTTTAATGCTCAGGTTCAAATTGAGCTCGACCTTTTCCTCTGTATTTCAGCTCCTGGGTTCCTCCTGCTCAGGTTTTGGAATTTCCTATCTTTTCTTTGGAAACAGATGTCTCTCAGACCCATTATGTGTCCTGTGTTCTCTGTCTACAGCACAATAACTAACCTTTTGTACTGATCTAAAAGGGTTTTCTTATAAGtccttgaaattaaaaaaaaaaacaacaactaagttCCGGAATTCCAATCAGGCTGTCTGGTGCAATGAATTGTCTACGGGAAAACTTGAACAACACTAGAGATTTCAAGGTCCATCCACTGAAGTGAGCTGAAATTTCAGTTCAGGAACTTAGTAATTCTGACATTGGTCAGATTTAATAATCAATTAAGTAGCAAGGAttgattacatttttattattgaagaGGAATCGTGTatctgtgtacacacacacacacacacacacacacacacacacacacacacacacacaattccgTCCCTTCACCATTGAACCCTGCAGAGGGGAAATCTCAAAAATGTAGATGTAAGTGTAGATAAGATCCATGCAAAGAAGCCTTATGGTAATTTTCATGGAGGCATCAGGAGCTgggaggcagagctggagaagcTTAAAAAAGTTCCTTGTGTAAGGTGGAACTTGAGCTGTCTATTGAAGGAAATGAGAGACAGTAAGAGATGGAGGTCAGAGGGGTTTGCATTCTAGGAATGAGAGACAGACACTCGAATtgcctgatttctttttctgaaatcacaaattaattttgcttttgaaatcTTCAGAATTggaatccaaaagaaaaagacattccGTTGTCTCCTCATTTAGACTAATTGACAAAGGGAAGCTCTTCCCCAGGAATGAGTCCTGGAGAAATGGAAAATCCAAAGCATTGATGAGCAAGTTTACATAATCTGTTCCCCCTTTAATTGACGGACATTGGTCTTCCCTGGTAAGAAAAATTCTTTATGCCTGTTTATCGCCACGATGTCCTTTTCCTGCCATTACAACTAGAGGAGAAATACTGAGGTGATAATATCCGGTACTGGGTGGCAGCTGTGAGAATGACAAAGAGGAAGCGATTGGAACTTGTAAAGTAGGAAGATGAGCAGATCATGAGaactgagtaaactgaggtaggAAGAGGCTGTAGATTATGCAAGGGACTCTCTTGGCAggtgatatgatggcatacttaagAATGGCACACTTTAGAAAATTAGCTAACAATTACCTGAAagaattaacaactttagcacagTTCCAGGATATAAAAGAATCCCACagaaaccatcagcatttctatatattaactACAAAGCCTGGCAACAGGTGAtacaaaaagaaattccatttaaattaatgacAGATAAGATAAAATAGTTGTCtaactgccaagacaaacccaataAATGTATGAATGTTCTTACAAAACCCTTCTCAAATGGTcagattgaaaaaaatttaaaaatattcattgctcctGTGTAGGCAGCACCATAACAATCAAactgaacaaaaattattttacagagttagaaaaaataattaagaaattaatCTGGAggtcaaaagaccaagaatatcaaggaaattaatgaaaaaatgtgaagtgaGTAGCCTTAGGAGTACTGTATTACAAATCAGTAACCGTTAAACCAATCTGGTGCtttctaagaaataaaatggtgcATCTGTGGAATAGATTAGGTCCACAAAACCTTGTAGTAAACGACCATAATAAGTTAGTGTTTGACAAATCAAAAAATCCAgtcttttggaacaagaacttattgtttggcaaaaactgctggaaaaattgtaAAATGGTCTGGTAGAGTCTGGGaacagatcaacatctcacagaaCAAGTAAGCTAAGGCCAATATGAGTAGATAATCTGAAGATAAAAGTTGATATTGTAAACCAAATTAGGAGAGCGTGGAATAGTTTACcagtcagatttatggataaggaaagggttgtacaaacaaaacaaatgcaaccaagagtacaaggaaagaagaaagctgggaatttttacaaatttaacttaattttccCCAGCAATGTGTAAAAACAGTTCCcaacattttaaacataattttcctcttcaattctctttctctctttctcctcccagacagtaagcaatctcatattaattttacatgtgaaattatgtatataaaacaaTATCTATATTAAACATTTTGTGGGAGGAaactaaaaaatttaagaaagtgaaaaaaaatttactctttttctggattcagactccactGGTTCTTTCActagaagcagatggcattttaaaaatcacaatgttGCTGGGATTATTTTGGACCATTGTATCTCTGAGAATAACGAAggtattcacaattgttcatgtACAGTATTCCTCTTATTGTGCATAGTgtcttcttggctctgcttatgtCACTCTGTTTCAATTCATGTAACACAATAATTGTATTCCAATAAAATCATATAGTATATCCTACTCAAcggttccccaattgatgagtatcccttCACCTCTCAAAAATTTGTTCCCCAAAAAAGAGctacttttaatatttttgtacatatgcatCTTTGCCCTTTTTGGTTTACAAATCTAGTAAAGTTAGTGCTGATTCAAAGGATATATAGTGTTTCATAGCCCTTTGGTCATGCATCTAAGCTGTTTTCCAGAAAGGAGAAATTGATGTattgtctatcaattggggaatggattaacAAGTTGTATTTTAGGATTGTTATGAATCtcattgtgttataagaaatgacaggcaggatgatgttgaaaaaaatctggaaagaattacatgactTGAAACAAAATGAAGTCTTTAAAGCTATTTTTTGGTattactttcattattttttctcatttttcttatacctctcttatttggtctttgaattcctttttgagctcttctagcaCTTGagactaatttccatttttctttgaagttttgaatGTGGCTGCTTTGAAATCCTCACCCGAGTCTGTGCTTTTCTCTTCTTGGTCTCTCTAAAAActttctatggttaggtgtttcttttattatttcctcattttcctagaCTTGTTTTACATCTGTCTTAGAGgtgggctctgttctcagggtagaggGGACAGTCTCTTAAACTTgagtttttccttgctgctagTTCTGGGTTCCTTCAGGTCTGATCTCTTCCAAgttggtgtaaaaattaaaattaaatctcaataataaaatattatattttaaggtatttattaatgatcattagaaatcaaggaataaagaggatacaaaataaagactaagTTCccgtggctgattagccatttcaaatcCCCACTCACTGCTGTCACCATGCTGACAGGATGCCAAAAAGGCCAAGCAGGACCACCCATtcaatatttatcccctgtctactgGAAGTAtgcaatgacaggaagtcaatgggctcccgggaaatgtagttcctttttagggtaacagattttccaTTATACAttggtatgatggcctgtgggcCAGGAGTCCTGAAAGTAGCTGATTCAATCCCTCTAGGGACTGCTGCAGCAGCACTCAGAGCTCTGGGAGCTACTTTGCCCTGGGGTTGGGGGCTTCCCCAGAGGTTTGAAGGGGCTGAGTGCTATAGACCCAGGGACTTGTCCCAGGGCTCAGGGTTTTCATGGGTGGGTGTGGGAGGTTATGCTGTTGGTTTAGGCAGGGCCCTGGGGTCTCAAAGTTGGCTTATGCCCAGAATCAGAACCTGGTGCAGCAAGTAGGGGGTGAGCTGCCTGTACTCCTCTGTGCCCAGTTTGGCTTTTGGTTTCCCCTTATATGATGTAAATAGATCCTTTCTGCCTGTCATGTTGTTCTCTGCAGGAGAGTTACTTCACTCCTtccccttgttggttctgtgACTCCAGGTGTTTTGGTTTGAAAGGATTCTCAGAATGGTTCCAGCTTTCACTGGTCCTAAGCCATCATCGTCTCCCTTTTATGTTTTAACCAACTATCTTTACTATGAtgcttgtaaccaaggaataatcacTTTAAAAGCTGGCATTTCCATAGGGATCGGAgtcttacaaagcattttacagctattatctcatttaatcgtCACACCAACCCTGAGGGGTAGATGTTCTTATTTCCTCCTTCTCTagaggggaaaactgaggcagaaatagGTTCAGGCACAGCATTTAAGTGCCAGAGACCAAAATGGCATTCAGGCCTCATGGCTCCAAGTACAGAACATCATTATCTAGGCCACCTAGGTGCCAAGAGCAAGTATTACAGAAATCCATGATCAAGTTGCTGAAATATTGATATGAAGCCTTTCTATGGCACCAAACAACAGGAAACCAATGAGTACCAATCAGTAGGAGAGTGGCTGAAGAAATGATAGAATGCACATGCTGGGAGAGATGAAGGAATGACAACAAACATCAGgatcttagagtcagaagacttcgATGTAGAGGGCAATATAGAAGCGAactaatttttcaaaatgttgaGACAAGAAGGGGAGAAGAGTATAGACAATATTGAAATGGTGGCCTGAACAAAAACAGAGGGAGAGCTGAATGGGAAGTCATGGTGAgaatgaagagggaaaggggttataagataaagaaaaagctgaaatggtaaaatattatgaataaaggatttggagagcaattttgaGTAATGGAGAGGTCCAAAGTACGAACAATGGCTGAAGATGAGAAGAAGAATAGTTCATATTCAAATTGAGGTAGGGTAAAGACAAGTTATGTGAGGGAATAGCATACATGTGTTGAAATCTCCTGAtataagggagggaagaagtgaagTGGGGGGAAAGGACCGAGTCACGCGCTGAacttaggaagaaaggaaggacggAGGATGCTCTGGGGATGAATCACTGACAAGTATCAATATCTCGATTAAGCTAAAATTTGTATTGAATGGAGGATTATTCCTGAAGGTGTAAGGAAAATCTAGAAGCTACCTTGGGAAGCTACTGCCAGAATTCTGACTTCCTCACCACGACCACTGTGTAAGGGGtcaattttatggttggactgaatagatttttaggtggtcgccagggatttaaattctaaatcccaatgaaatactcaagtcagaatggaattttatggtggtttatttacaacaagaaggaagaatttttttccatttgaataagtttctTTAGTCAATTATGAACATtattggacttccggttaagatggcggcttagagaaagctaaagctcagatctcctgaaaacccttcccgaccaatctcaaacgataagctcctaaggcgccgaaattcaaaacgatcaacagcacagaccctgggaaccctcctcctggacctggacccggatcaaaaggtacggctcccctcaaaagccagaacccgagatcactcggacctcaggggtaggagcgcagagtccaaggctcccggaagccgcagcccggctgggctcagagagcagaaccctcagggccttctacagtcccagtgaaagttactgcctggggcttccgctgcagagagctggtcgaaacaacagcaaccctcagggtgggcaagacagcctcacgggctggatcctgctatccaagtctcagtgaaagtccttgccctagagcttgggaaagctgcagcccatccccccgcaggccaacgaaacagcctcacggccagcgattctgaaggcaacttccggaaagcgagccggggggagagtgtggcctcgtggtccgacccttccattccagttccagtgaggcatattcagtttaacccagggaaagctcatagaaccatctgcccaggactaaagcctctgaacaccagacagagacaagaaaaactaatcctccacattcagaaatggcaaactccacagaaccacagaagccccaaaataccaagaaaaataagaagaaaggggcgactttggacacattctatggagccaaaatacaaaatacagagcagacagaagataatataaaagaaaatgctccaaaaccttccaaaggaaatggaaactctccacaaacctatgaagaatttgaatcagaaatgaccaaaaagatggaagccttctgggaggaaaagttggaaataatgcaaaagaaattcacgcatctacaaaaccagtttgaccaaactgtaaaagaaaaccaggctttaaaggccagaatcaggcagctggaagacaacgaacgtgtaaaagagcaagaatcaataaagcaaagccaaaataccaagaaattagaagagaacataaaatatctcaccgacaaggtgatagatctggaaaatagggggagaagggataatttaagaataattggactcccagaaaagccagaaataaacaccaaactggacatggtgatacaagatataatcaaagaaaattgcccagagattctagaacaagggggcaatacagccactgacagagctcacagaacaccttctacactaaacccccaaaagacaactcccaggaatgtaattgccaaattccaaagctatcaaacaaaagaaaaaatcctacaggaagccagaaaaagacaatttagatataaaggaatgccaatcagggtcacccaagaccttgcaagttctactctgaatgatcgtaaggcatggaacatgatcttcagaaaggcaagagagctgggtctccaaccaagaatcagctacccagcaaaactgactatatacttccaagggaaagtatgggcattcaacaaaatagaagacttccaactttttgcaaagaaaagatcagagctctgtggaaagtttgataccgaaaatcaaagagcaaggaatacctgaaaaggtaaatattaaggaaaggggaaaatgttatcttcttcttttactcaaactctcttctataaggactacatttatatcaacctatgtatactaacatgtggggaaaatgtaatgtataaatagggggtaaagaaagaccaaatagaataatcattctcacacaaagattcacatgggaaggggaggggaagaaaactcctataagaaggagaggaagagagggggggggttacttaaacctcaatctcagggaaatcagctctgagagggaaaaacatccagatccattgggatcttgaattctatcttacccaacaagggtaaggagaagggaaaaccaagggggggagggggagagggagaacaaaaagggagggaaagagagggggggagggggagggaacaaaaagggagggactaaaaagggaaacatcaagggaggggacaagggggactgtttcaaagtaaatcactggactaaaaggtagagccgaagaagaaaaggttagaattagggaaggcaatcaaaatgccagggagtccacaaatgacaatcataactttgaacgtgaatgggatgaactcacccataaaacgtagacgaatagcagaatggattagaatccaaaaccctaccatatgttgtcttcaagaaacacacatgaggtgggttgacacccacaaggtcagaattaaaggatggagtaagaccttctgggcttcaactgatagaaagaaggcaggagtggtaatcatgatatctgataaagccaatgcaaaaatagacctgatcaaaagggatagggaaggtaattatattttgttaaaagggactatagacaatgaggaaatatcattaatcaatatgtatgcaccaaataatatagcacccaaatttctaatggagaaactaggcgaattgaaggaagaaatagacaataaaaccatactagtgggagacttaaaccaaccattatcaaatttagataaatcaaatcaaaaaataaataagaaagaggtaaaagaagtgaatgaaatcttagaaaaattagaattaatagacatatggagaaaaataaatagggataaaaaggaatacaccttcttctcagcaccacatggcacattcacaaagattgaccatacattaggtcacataaacatagcacacaaatgcagaaaagcagaaataatgaatgcagccttctcagatcacaaggcaataaaaataatgattagtaatggtacatggaaaaccaaatctaaaaccaattggaaactaaacaatatgatactccaaaaccgtttagttaaagaagaaatcatagaaacaattaataatttcatcgaggaaaatgacaatggcgaaacatcctttcaaaccttttgggatgcagccaaagcggtaatcagaggtaaattcatatccctgaatgcttatattaacaaacaagggagagcagagatcaatcaattggaaatgcaaatgaaaaaactggaaagcgatcaaattaaaaacccccagcagaaaaccaaattagaaatcctaaaaattaagggag from Monodelphis domestica isolate mMonDom1 chromosome 4, mMonDom1.pri, whole genome shotgun sequence includes these protein-coding regions:
- the monDomV1R1244 gene encoding vomeronasal 1 receptor monDomV1R1244, producing MSVLDTVLGVIFLSQTGVGVLGNSFLCFYIFTLFSSCRARPMHVILAQLTMTNIIGLISRGFPEGVFYLQKGYLLGNLGCKMVFYVQRVSRGLSIGTTFLLSAFQAVTVSPSNSRLAKVKVQKLIRPSCVSLWIFNMILEINVPLYVTGPRSHNSSYTGGFDLLYCYWGTVSQGITILPSLRDILFVGGLVCSSGYIVFLLDRHHQRVQYIHSESLSSGTSPELKATETVLMLVSIFVCAYCISCGITLYKVYVTHLGVQVMNVGTFATLCFPTISPFLLIHRGAV
- the monDomV1R1244 gene encoding vomeronasal 1 receptor monDomV1R1244 isoform X1, whose product is MSLIMRHCLIAFHLFSHAMSSGASITPSKPMSVLDTVLGVIFLSQTGVGVLGNSFLCFYIFTLFSSCRARPMHVILAQLTMTNIIGLISRGFPEGVFYLQKGYLLGNLGCKMVFYVQRVSRGLSIGTTFLLSAFQAVTVSPSNSRLAKVKVQKLIRPSCVSLWIFNMILEINVPLYVTGPRSHNSSYTGGFDLLYCYWGTVSQGITILPSLRDILFVGGLVCSSGYIVFLLDRHHQRVQYIHSESLSSGTSPELKATETVLMLVSIFVCAYCISCGITLYKVYVTHLGVQVMNVGTFATLCFPTISPFLLIHRGAV